The following is a genomic window from Candidatus Zixiibacteriota bacterium.
ACGGGTCCAGCTTCATGTTGTACACCGTCAGACCCCGCCGCTGCAGCAACAGCCCGATCGAGGCCGACGAGATCCCCTTGCCCAGGGCCGAGACCACGCCGCCGGTCACGAAAATGTATTTGGTCTTGTCCGCCATCGCATCCTCTACCTGTATAGCGTATCCAACTTTGCCACATCCGGCGGAGCGTCCACCGACACCGTCCGCGCGCGCGTCTCAAACACCAGCATCCGGCCGCCGTGCTCCAGAATCCGCAACTGCTCGAGCGACTCGGCCCGTTCGGCCGCCGTCCGGGGCCACTCCGCATAGCGCCGGAGGGCGGCCCGCCGGAAGAAGTACACTCCGATATGCCCGAGGTGGCGGTAGCGCGCCCCGGCGTCGCGCACCAGCGGAATCGGCCACCGCGAAAACCACAGCGCCCTCCCCTCCCGGTCCGACGCCACTACTTTAACAAGATTCCGGTCCGCAAGATCCTCCGCCCCGCCGATCGGAAATGCCAGTGTCGCGAACTCGATCGTCCGATCCTGCTCCATCCGCGCGACCACGCGGTCGAGCGCCGCGCCGGTGAGGCCGAAGTTGTCCGCCTGCACATTCACAATGATCCGCCCGCCGATCTTCTCGGCCGCTTCCGCCGCCCGGTCTGATCCGGTCCGGTGCCGGGCCGACGTACGCACCGCTTCGCCTCCGAATTCCCTGACCGCCGCTACGATCTCCCGGGAGTCGGTCGCCACCGCCACCCGGTCGATCCGCCGGGCCCGGCTGACCTCGCGCCACACATAGTACAACAGCGGCCGCCCGCGGTAAAGGTGGAGTACCTTCCGAGGAAACCGGGTCGACCCCAGGCGCGCAGGAATGATCGCGACTACCCCCGCCATTTGATCCTCCCCGGCCGGATCACCCGGTTCCTCCGGCCGCCAATCTCCCTGGCCGACGTCCATCGTGAGACCCGGGCTACCGACGTTTATCATATTCTGCAACAAGGGATTAGCGGCATGACGACCTGCCCCCAAGGCATGGCGCGACCACCGCGCTCCGAGCCGCTGAAACGGGGATTCTATGGTCAGGGGAGTGGGAGTTTTCGGTCGGGGGGGCCGTGCTCCGCGGCCGATCTGGATGCTGTCGAGCGGCATGAGCGATGATACGGCGGCGCCCGCGGCCTGTCAAGGTTTTTGCCGCCCGCGCCCGTCCCCCGGGCTCCACCCTGCCCTAAAGTTCCTCCTCCCCGGGGCCGATACCTCTAGCAGATGATTCAAGTTGAAACAAGGATGTCCCAAAGATGACCACGACAGCGACCACTTCGAAACAGTCCCGTCTCGAGCGCCTCGACCGTTTCGAATCGAAGCGGTTCCCGACGGCGGTCTCCGAGGAGTCCGCCGTCGTCCGCGCGGCGTCGCTCCTGCTCGGCGTTGAGATCCGCGGCTGGCTGAGCCGGAGCGAACAGGAGTACCTCGACAGCCTCGCTCCCGACAACGCCCTCACCTTCCTCGTGCGCGGCGACCGCTACCTGCATCCGGAGGAAGTTCCCCTGTTCCCGCCGGACCTGATTGACGCCGCCGTTCGCCAGGGCCGCGACGCCGTCTTCTCGCATCGCTGCGCGGCGGGCGCCGCGTCGGGGCCGGGCATCAGCCGGGTATTCACGGGTGTGATCGAGGACCGCAACGGAGCGCCGCTGGTCCTGGGCATGCTCTGCCCCGACAGCCTGACCGACAAGGTGGTGCTCGAACGCTGCTTCGAGCGGGTCATCAGCGCCTTTCGCAGCGCGCGCGATTCCGTGCGCGGGATGCTCGCCGCGCTCGGTCCGACCCCGCCGGGGGCGGCCCGCATCCTCGTCAATCGCGCCTCGGGGCGGGTCTTCCACGCCGACCCGGACATCTGCACCGCGGCCGCCTGCGAACCGTCCGCGCTCGTCGCGCGCGAGTACGGGACGGTCGAGCCGCTCGTCCGCCGGCTGGTCGCCCGATTCAAGATGAAACTCGAAAATCACGCCTGCGGCTGTCTCCACGTGGCCTGCCTCACTTTCGAGCCGGCCCGCGAGGCCGCCGCCGAGACCAGACTGTCGCTCGCCTGCGTGGACTCGCTCCGGCGCGACGCCGCCGGACTCACCACGGCCGCCGAGTACATCGCCGGCAACAGCGGTCTGCTCGCGGCCGGGGAAATCCAGGCGCTGGCGTCCGAGATCGCCCGCACCGGCCGGTCGCTCTCGCGCCGGCTGGCCCGCACCTCGCTGGTCGCCCGCTACGGCCAGATGGAGCCGGCCCGCGTCAACCTCGCGCACCAGATCGACCACGCCATCGACCGCTTCGCCGGCCTCGACCGGGAGCGGATCTCGCTGGTGCTCGACGGCGGGGGCGAGCAGTTTTGGGTCTCGGCTCCGCCCGAGGCCCTTCTGGTCCTATTTGAGACCGTCCTCGAGGCGCACGCCGCGGCCGACCGCGCCGCCGCCACCGCCGTGCGGGTGGACTGCGCAGACGGCGCGCCGGAGGCCCGGGTGGTCTTCACCACGATCGTTTCCGATGCCGCCCGCATCGCCGACCTGGAACGGGCCTGGCCGGCCGACGCCGACCGCCTGGTCCGGCGCCTCGGCGCCGCCGTCGAGCGCCGTGTCGACGCCCCCTCCCGCTCCCTCACTACCGCTGTAACCTTCCGCACCCAGGAGATACCCGCATGATCACCGTTCGTCCCGCCGCCGCCCGCATTCTGGTGCTCGATCCCGGTCAGACCGAGCGCCGGTCGCTGTCCCTGCCCCTGGCCGACAACACGCTGGAAATAACCGAGGTCAACACGCTGGATTCCGCGCTGGCCGTGCTCGCCACCGGGCAGATCCACCTGGTGCTGGTCCGTCACGACGCCGCCCTGCCCGATCCGCAGGAGCTGATCCGCCGGGTCCGCCGCCTCGATCCGGCGGTGGAGATCCTCCTGGTGCTTCCCGCCGCGCCCCCCGGCCGGATCGCGGCCGCCCTCGAGGCGGGGGCCTTCGACTGCGTCGCCGAACCGCCGTCGACGGAGGCGCTCCTGGCGCGCGCCCGGAAAGCCATCGAACACCGGGAACTCAAAGTCCGCCTCGCGGCCGTTCGCCAGCACGTCGCGATGCACTACAGTTTCGACAACCTCGTGGGCGTGTCGCGGGCCGCCCAGCAGCTTCGCGAGGCGCTCGCCCGCCTCGCCCCGACCGACATCGCCGTTCTCATCACCGGTCCGGAGGGTTCCGGCAAGGAGCTCTGCGCGAGCATCTTGCACCACCACTCGGGGCGCCGCCAGCGGCCCTATGTCGTCGTCGACTGCACCGCCCCGGAACCGGTGCTGGTCCCGGAGTTGTTCGGCTCCGAGGGATCCGACCGCCCCGGGCTGCTGGTTCAGGCGGACGGCGGGACAGTGCTCCTGAGGCGCCTCGACCGGATGCCGGCGGCGGTTCAGGAACGGCTCGCCGAGGTCCTCAAAACCGGCGTCCTCCCCGGCCGTCCCGCCCGCCTGAATGTGCGGTGGCTCTCCACCTCCGCTCTTTCGGCCGGAGAACTGGCGGCCGCCGGTGTGCGCCGCGACCTGCTGGCGAAACTGGACACTATCACGGTGGCTGTCCCGCCGCTGCGCGAGCGCATTGAGGATCTTGAGCCGCTGGTGGCCGCTATGCTCCGGCGCATCGCCGCGGAAACCGGGCGAACGCGCCTGGACATCAGCCGGGCCGCCCTCGACCGCCTGCTCCACTGGCCCTGGCCGGGCAACGCGCGCGAGCTGGAGAGCTGCCTCCGCCGCGCCGCCGCCCTCGCCGGTGGTGAGACGATCGATTCCGACGCCGTCGTGTTTGCCGAGCACCGTCCGGGCGCTGCCGAGGAGCGGCCGCCCGCCCCTCGGACCAACAGCCTGCGCCTGGCCGACAACCAGCGCGACCTAATCGAGAAAGTGCTCATCGACAACAACTGGAATTACACCCAGACCGCCCAGGAACTCGGTATCGGCCGCACCACGCTGTGGCGGAAAGTGAAGAAGTACAACTTGAAACCGGGCGTCGCCGGCGAGGCTGTGCGCGATGACGGATAAGCCGCTGCCGCGCAAGCGGTCATACCTGCGGACGCCCGCCCCGACCCGGCCGATTCCGGTCGATTTCGCCGTCCTGCACGAACAGGGGGCGGGGGCGCCCCAGATGTTCGCCCACCTGACGCGCGAGCTCGCCCGTCGCTACGCCATCAACCGGGGCGTGCTGATCATGCGCCGCGGCGCCGCCGGCCCCTTCGCCGCCGTCTCCACCTGGGTGAATGGATCGCTCCGCGACGGTCTGGCGGTCAACCTTCCCCCGCAGTCCTCGCTGTTTGAAAAGGTCGCCGAACACGGCCGCGTCTACACGGAGAACTTCTGCGCCTCCTTCAGCGGCAACTTCTTCGAGCGCAAGCTCCTGCTTGGCGATGAGTCCCGCTCCTTTGTCGTCCAGCCGCTCACCAGCGACGGCGAGGTGGTCGGCCTGGTGGCCTACAGCTCGGACGAACCGACCGCCTTTGCGATGTTCGAGGAAGGGGCGGTCGAGGATGTGGCCCGGGCCTTCGCGGCCGCGATACGAAAGCAGCGCCTCGCCTGAACCGCCTCCGGCCGAGCGCCTACCGGCCGCGCTCCTGCCGTATCCGCCGGCGCGCCCGCTCATGCTCCGCATTGGTTTTCGAGAAGAAGTGCCCCCCCGCGTTGTCGGCCACGAAGAACAGGTAGTCGCTCGTGTCGGGAGCGAGCGCAGCCTTGATCGAGGCCAGTCCCGGCGAGTTGATCGGCGTCGGCGGAAGCCCCGCGTGAAGGTAGGTGTTGTAGGGCGTGTCCTTGCGCAGGTCGCGCCGGGAGAGCGGCCGATCGAGTCCCCCCAGACCGTAGATCACTGTCGGGTCGGCATCCAGCCGCATCTTCTGCCGCAGCCGGTTAGCATAGACCGAGGCCACCAGCCCGCGCTCGCCGGCCAGCGGCGTTTCCGATTCGATGATCGAGGCCAGAATGACAATCTCGTGCGGCGAGAGCCCCAGCGTCCTCTCCCCCGCCCAGAGTCCCTCGGTCTGCCGGTCGAACTGCGCCACGGCCGTCCGCACCGCCTCCCGCTCGTCGATTCCCCAGGGGAAGAAGTACGTCTCGGGGAAGAGGTATCCCTCCAGGCAGGGTTTGCCGAGTTCGGCGAGAAACGCGCTGTCGCTGCCCAGGCCCACGATCGCCGCCGAATCAAGTTCCAGGCTGCGGGCGAGCAGACCGGCCGTCCGCCAGAGCGTCGTGCCTTCGGGAATCGTTACCCGGATGCGGAGCAAATCCCCCCGGGCCAGGCGGTCGAGCACGCCGGCCGCCGACTGTTTCCCCGTGAAATCATACCGGCCGGGGATCAGCCTGCGGTCCACACCGGTGAGTCTCGCCGCGAGCCGCAGGAGGCGCGGCGACGGCACCACTCCCTGGGCGTCCAACCGGGCGGCCACCTGGGCGAACGAGTCGCCCGGGGCGATGATCACGGTCGCCACCCGGTCTCCCAGGTCCACCGTGCGATAGTGCTGTCCGACCGCCAGCCCGATGATGGCCGCCGCCAAAAGCACGGCCGCCGCCGTGACGATTCTTCTACCCATAATTTCTGCCGCGAGGACCGGCCGGGCGACCGCCGCCACCCGCCGGAGCTGCTCCCTCTGTCACACCCCCCTACCGTTCCGGCTGCTCATCGAGAAACCGCTGCAGAATGATCACCGCCGCCAGCCGATCGATCCGCTTCTTGTCCTTGCCGACCCGCTTGCCGTGGGCATGGATGATGTCCGCCGCCTCGACCGAGGAGTAGCCCTCGTCCCACAGGTGGATCGGCCCGTCGAAAACCGTGCGGAGCGCGTTCGCGAAGGCCTCGATCTCGAGGCACTTCCGGTTCGACTCGCCCGACAGCCCGACCGGGGATCCGATGACGATGCCCGCGGGCTGGTGTTCGCGGATCAGCGCGGCCACCTGGGCCAGCGCGTCGGCCGCCGATTTCACCACCAGCGTCGTCAACGCCGTGGCGATCAGCCCGGTCGGATCGCTCTTGGCGACCCCGATCCGGCGGGCGCCGTAATCAATCCCGAGAAGAGTGCGCGTGTCGCCTCCCGCCGCCATACCCTCAGGTCTTCCGTTCCTTCCGCTTGGCCGCGGGGAACAGCACGTTGTTGAGAATCAGCCGGTACCCCGGCGAGTTCTTGTAGAGCGCGAGATCGGTCGCCGGATCGTGCACCATGTGCCGGTAATCCTCCGGATCGTGCCCGGACAAAAACGTGAATGTCCCCCGCCCGAGATTGCCGTGGATGTACCGGACCTCATCGTAATTGTCCGGCTGACCCAAAATGGTCACGAAATCCTTCAGCAGCGACTTGCGGAAACCGGTCGTCTGCCCCATGAACCCGGCCACCGTCGCCGTGTGATCCTGCACCAGCATTGTCGGCACCGGGTCGAGCTTGGCCGCAAAATCGAACAGGAAGAAGTAGTCCTCGTCCGGACTGAGGAATCGAATCTGGCGGTCCGGATAGGTGTCGATGTCGGAGTGGCGGTACTCCAGGGGGTTCAGTTCCACGGTGAAATTCTCGAACGCGAATGTCTTGCTGTAGTCGAGCCGGGCCTGGCAGTTCGGGTCGACCGGGTCGCCGTCGAACTCGCTGGGCGAGATATCCACGCCCTCGGCCGCCAGCGCGATGTCGATCGTCTCCGGCGCCGAGCACATGGAGAACAAGAACCCGCCCCGCCGCACGTAATCGTAGATCGCTTTCGCCACCTCGAGCTTCATGTCCGACACTTTCATGTAGCCCAGCCGCCGGGCCATGTCCTCGTTGGTCTTCACGTCCGCCTGGTACCACAACTCGTTGCGGAAGGCCGCGTAGAACTTGCCGTACTGCCCGGTGAAATCCTCGTGGTGGCAGTGCAGCCAGTCGTAATCGTCGAGCGCGCCCGCCAGCACCTCTTCATCCCACACGATGGCGTACTTGATCTCGGCATAGGTGAGCGCGAGCGTCACCGCATCATCCCACGGCTGCGCCGAGGGCGGGGAGTAGACGGCGATCGACGGCGCCTTCTCCAGTTCGACCCGCTCCATATTCCCCGCTTCGATCTGGCGGTAAATGTCGGCGACCTGTCCCTCGCTCACCTGCTCGGCCGCCACGCCCATGAGGAGACAGCGGTTGACGTTGTCCTGGTTGTAGTCCAGAAGGAACGATCCCCCGCGGTAGTTGAGCAGCCATTCCCCTTTCGACCCCTTTTCCAGCCCCTGAAACACGACTCCGTAGGCTTTGAGGTGGTCGGTCTGCGAGTCGTCCATGGGAATCAGGAGCCGGGCGGCTGCCGCCGGCAAGGGCAACCCGATGAAAAGCAGGGTGCAGAGGAGTCTCTTCATAGTCCCTAACTTACGACAAATTAGTCCGTTGGCAATTACTGATTGTACTCCCGCCGGGGACGCCGGTTTCCCGCAGCCGCCGCAGGCCCAGTTTTCCGTTGCACCAACAGCCCCGTATCTGCATCTATAGCATAGAGACGAACGCCGGCGGCCGACAAAACCCGGGAGATTGCCATGATAAAAACGTCCTTTGCTTTTCTGCTCATCGGCACCGTCCTCCTGGCGGTGCAGTGCTCCGACCCGGTGGAGCCGACCAGCCCGGATGATCCGACGCCGGTTCGCACGCCGGCGCAGTTGACGGGCCCCGAAACCGACCTCGTGCAGTCCGTCAACCGTTTCGGATTCAAGTTGTTCCGCCTCGTGAACGAAAACGCTGCGGCGGGGGAGAACATCTTCGTCTCCCCCCTGTCGGTGTCGTACGCGCTCGGCCTGGCTCTCAACGGCGCTGAGGGCCTCACCCGCGATGAAATGGCCGCCACCCTCGAACTCGCCGGGTCCTCGCCCGATGAAACCAACGAGGCCTACCGCGGCCTGACCGAGATCCTCAGCGGGGCCGATCCGGCCGTTACCTTCACCGTCGCCAACTCCTTCTGGAGTCGGCTGGGGCTGCGCGTGCAGCCGAGTTTCACCGACATGGGCCGCGAGTATTTCGATGCCCGGGTGGAGGAGCTTGATTTCAACGCCCCGTGGGCGGCCGACACCATCAATAGCTGGGTGGCCGGGGCCACCGGCGGCCGCATCACCGAGATCATCGAATCGCCGATAAGTCCGGAGATGGGGGCGTTCCTGATCAACGCCCTCTGTTTCAAGGCGAGCTGGACCTATCCCTTCAACGAGGACTTCACCCGGGAACTCCCCTTCCACCCCGGCGGCGGTGCGACTGTGCTCTGCCCCACGATGTGGAAGCGGACGGCAGATGAGATCGAGCAGGATCCCGGGAGATTCGCCGCGCGCCCGATGATGTACGGCGAGCACGAGTTGTTTCAGGCGGCGACCCTGCCCTACGGCCGCTCCGGTTTCCGGATGACCATCCTCCTGCCGCACCCATGGGTGGCGGTCGATTCGCTGGTGGTCCTGCTGGACCCGGACACCTGGCGGACGTGGTCGAGCCTGCCGACCGTCGCCGACTTCGAGATTCTCCTGCCGCGCTACAAATTCGCCTGCGAGGCGACACTCAACGACATCCTCACGCGCATGGGCATGCGCACTGCTTTCGATCCGGAAGCGGCCGACTTCCGCCGCCTCTTCGCCGACGTCGGGTCGTATATCGGCGAGGTGAAGCACAAGACGTTTGTGGAGGTCGATGAGAAAGGGACGGAGGCGGCGGCCGTGACCTCGATCGGCTGGGGGGTGACGTCGTTACCGCCGCTTTTCCGGGTCGACCGCCCGTTCCTCTTTATCATCCATGAGGCGGAATCGGGCGCGGTCCTGTTCATGGGCAAGGTGGTGAATCCTGCGCGTGCGGGTTGATCGGCGCGGCCGGACAGGCCGTTCCCCTCACCGCTCGATCTGGAGGGCCGCCAGAAAGGCCTCCTGCGGAATCTCGACCCGCCCGAACTGCTTCATCCGCTTCTTCCCCTCCTTCTGGCGCTCGAGCAGTTTCCGCTTGCGGGTGATGTCCCCGCCGTAGCACTTCGCGGTCACGTTTTTCCGCATGGGTTTGACGGTCGCCCGGCTGATGATCCGGCTGCCGATCGCCGCCTGAATCACGACCTCGTACATCTGGCGCGGAATCAACTCCCGCAGCTTCTCATTGAGGCTCTTCCCCCAGCTGTAGGCCCGGTCGCGGTGGATAATGACCGACAGGGCATCGACCGGCTCTCCGTTGACGAGGATGTCGAGCTTGACGAGATCGGAGCGCCGGTAGTACGGCACGCCGTAGTCGAACGAGGCGTAGCCCCGGCTGACCGACTTGAGCTTGTCGTAGAAATCGAAGATGATCTCCGACAGGGGGAAAGCGTACGACAGGTTGGCCCGCGCGGCCGAGAGATACTCGGTGTTCTTGTACTCGCCGCGCCGCTCGGTCGCCAGCTTCATGATCGCCCCGACATATTCGCTCGGGACGATGATCTGGGCGTCGACGTACGGTTCCTGCACGTGGTCGGTCTCCTGCGGCGGGGGCATGTCCGCCGGGTTGTCGACCGCCGCCATCGTCCCGTCGGTCCGGTAGACGTGGTATTCGACGTTCGGCACGGTGTTGATGATCAACTGCCCGTACTCGCGCGAGAGCCGCTCGGTGACAATCTCCATGTGCAGGAGTCCGAGAAATCCCACCCGGAAGCCGAACCCGAGCGCCTGCGAGGATTCCGGCGTGTACGAGAGCGAGGAGTCGTTGAGCGCGAGTTTTTCGAGCGCCTCCCGCAGCCGCGTGAAGTCCTCGGCCACCGCCGGGTAGAGGCCCGAAAACACCATTGGCTTGATGTTGACAAAGCCCGGCAGGGGCGCGGCCGCCGGATTCTCCACCGTGGTGAGGGTGTCCCCGATCTTGGTGTCGGCCACCTCGCGGATCGAGGCGAACAGGTACCCCACCTCGCCGGCCACGAGCGCCTCCGCCGGCGCCGTGCCGAGCCGCAGGTACCCCACCTCGTCGACGTCGTACGTCTTGCCCGTGGCCATGGCGCGGATGCGGTCGTGCGTCCGCAGCGTCCCGTTGAACAGCCGCAGGAGCGGCATCGCCCCCCGGTAGCTGTCGTAAATCGAATCGAACACCATCGCCTGCAGCGGCGCACCCGGATCCCCCTTCGGCCCCGGGATCCGGCGCACGATCGCCTCGAGCACCTCGGTAATCCCCGTCCCGTGCTTGGCCGAAACCCGGAGCACTTCCTCCCGCGGCACGCCGAGCAGGTCGACCAGCTCCGCGACCACCTTCTCCGTCTCCGCGTTCGGCAGGTCGATCTTGTTCACGACCGGGAGTATCTCGAGGTCGTGCTCCATGGCCAGGTAGAGGTTCGACAGCGTCTGGGCCTCGATTCCCTGGGAGGCGTCGACCACCAGCACCGCGCCCTCGCAGGCGGCCAGCGAGCGGCTCACCTCGTAGGTGAAATCGACGTGGCCCGGGGTGTCGATCAGATTCAGCTGGTAAACCGCGCCGTCCGCGGCCCGATACTCCAGCCGGATCGCGTGCGCCTTGATCGTGATCCCCCGTTCCCGCTCGAGATCCATCGAGTCGAGCACCTGCTCGCGCATCTGGCGCTCCGACACGGTCTTGGTGACCTGGAGAAGCCGGTCGGCCAGAGTCGACTTGCCGTGGTCGATGTGGGCGATGATGGAAAAATTGCGTATATTCTTCAGCGGCGTCGTCATCTCTCCGTCTCGGCTGCAGTCACAGCGGCGGAAGATACGGGGCCGCCCGCCCAATGTCAAACGCAAGAAAGAGGCGCCCGCCGGCCGCTCCCCTACAGCCGCCCGGTGAGGACCTCCTCGGTCATCGCTTCGCTGTACCCCGACAGCGCCACCCGCACCTCGCCCGCCTCGTTGATCACGTAGAGCGTGGGAAAGACACCGATCTCAAGCTGCGGGAGAACCTCGGCCGGGATCTCGTACACCTGCAAGAGCGGGCTCCCCCGGTGCGCCTCCGGCGTCCGCGTGAGCAGGAGCACCTGCAGGTTTCCCTCGATCACGCTCGGCCACCGCGCGGCCTCCTCGACCAGCAGCCGGCAGGGCTCGCAGGCGCCCGACACGAACGCGACCAGCGACCGCTTGCCCAGCAGGAGCGTCCGGATATCCGTCTCGGCGCCGTCCCGCCGCACCGTGACCGGCGGGAAGATGTCGCCGACCCGGACGTTGCTGCGGTTGATCATTTCCTGGGGTGCGGCGTTCCCGCCGAATACTCCGGTCAGCCCGGTTTTTGATGAGATCCAGAATCCGGCAAACACGCCGGCGGCGATGACCACCAGCAGGATCAAAGCTTTCAGCAGAAACGACCCGATCGACTCCGACTTCCCTGCCATACCTCTCTCCCGCAATTACAGGTTGTGTCCTGCAACGTGCGACCCCGAGCCGTCTCCCGGTCCGGGCGGTCTCCGGTCGCCCGCGACGCCGGCCCGGCGTCTGCCGAAAAAGAAACGCCCCCCGGCGACCGGCTGTCAAGTGCGAACTTGCGCGGAAAGCCCGACGATCCGATCACCTGGCCAGGTAGGATGCCAGCTTGTCGCGGAACTCGGACTTCTTGATGTCTTTCTCCAGTCCCCCGTTATAGGCGATCGAGATGCCGGTGGTTTCCTCGGACACGACCACCACCACCGCGTCGGATATCTCGGACACGCCGATCGCCGCCTTGTGGCGCATCCCGTACAGCTTGCGGTAGCGCGGGTTGGTGGTCAGCGGCAGCGACGCCGAGGCGGCCACGATATACTCGCCGGAAATAATCACCGCCCCGTCGTGCAGCGGCGTGTAGGGCGTAAACAGGGTGACCAGCAGCTCGCTGGAGAGTTCCGCGTTGACCAGCTTGCCCGACTCGGCGAAATTCCGCAGCCCGGTGCGGCGTTCGATCACCACCAGCCCGCCGTAGCGCAGCTCCGACAGCCGCAGGGCCGCCCGCGACACTTCCTCGAGCGACTTCTTTCGCTCGAGCTGCACGAACCGCCGGAAGAAGCGCCGCTGGCCGAGCTGCGCGAGCACTCCGCGCAGCTCCGGCTGGAACACGACCACCAGCACGATCAGCCCGAACGTGGCCAGATTCGAAAACAGCCAGGTCAAACCCTCAAGTTGAAACCAGTAGGCAATGAACGCCACTCCGGCAACCAGGAACAGCCCCACGATGATCTGCGCCGACCGCGTCCCCTTCATTAGCTTGAGCGCCTCGTAGATGATGAACGAGACAATCAGGACGTCGATCAGGTCTTTCAGGCCGAAACTGACGAATCCCCAGCTGAAGAGGCTCACCGGACCGCTCCCCGAAGCGCCTGGGCCACCCGCAGCGCCTCCATGGTCTGGTCGATGTCGTGCACCCGGACAATGTCGGCGCCGCCGAGCGCCGCCGCAACCACCGCCGCAATCGAGCCCCCCAGCCGCTGGTCAGCCGGTTTGCTGCTCGGGTGGATCATCGCGATGAACCGCTTCCGCGAGGGGCCGACCAGAAGCGGAAAACCCAGATCGCGGAACCGCCCGAGATTTGCCAGGATCTCCAGGTTGTCCTCCAGCCGCTTGCCGAACCCGATCCCCGGGTCGATGATGATCTGGGCCGGCGCGATCCCCTGCCGCTCGGCATGCACGATCCGCTCCCGGAAAAAGGCTGTGATCTCGGCCAGGCAATCATCGTAGCGGGGGTTTTTCTGCATGTCCCGGGGCGTCCCCTTCATGTGCATGATGACGACCGGCACGCCGCGCGCGGCCACCAGACCC
Proteins encoded in this region:
- a CDS encoding serpin family protein, whose translation is MIKTSFAFLLIGTVLLAVQCSDPVEPTSPDDPTPVRTPAQLTGPETDLVQSVNRFGFKLFRLVNENAAAGENIFVSPLSVSYALGLALNGAEGLTRDEMAATLELAGSSPDETNEAYRGLTEILSGADPAVTFTVANSFWSRLGLRVQPSFTDMGREYFDARVEELDFNAPWAADTINSWVAGATGGRITEIIESPISPEMGAFLINALCFKASWTYPFNEDFTRELPFHPGGGATVLCPTMWKRTADEIEQDPGRFAARPMMYGEHELFQAATLPYGRSGFRMTILLPHPWVAVDSLVVLLDPDTWRTWSSLPTVADFEILLPRYKFACEATLNDILTRMGMRTAFDPEAADFRRLFADVGSYIGEVKHKTFVEVDEKGTEAAAVTSIGWGVTSLPPLFRVDRPFLFIIHEAESGAVLFMGKVVNPARAG
- the ruvX gene encoding Holliday junction resolvase RuvX; this encodes MAAGGDTRTLLGIDYGARRIGVAKSDPTGLIATALTTLVVKSAADALAQVAALIREHQPAGIVIGSPVGLSGESNRKCLEIEAFANALRTVFDGPIHLWDEGYSSVEAADIIHAHGKRVGKDKKRIDRLAAVIILQRFLDEQPER
- a CDS encoding GAF domain-containing protein, with the translated sequence MTDKPLPRKRSYLRTPAPTRPIPVDFAVLHEQGAGAPQMFAHLTRELARRYAINRGVLIMRRGAAGPFAAVSTWVNGSLRDGLAVNLPPQSSLFEKVAEHGRVYTENFCASFSGNFFERKLLLGDESRSFVVQPLTSDGEVVGLVAYSSDEPTAFAMFEEGAVEDVARAFAAAIRKQRLA
- a CDS encoding asparagine synthetase B; translated protein: MKRLLCTLLFIGLPLPAAAARLLIPMDDSQTDHLKAYGVVFQGLEKGSKGEWLLNYRGGSFLLDYNQDNVNRCLLMGVAAEQVSEGQVADIYRQIEAGNMERVELEKAPSIAVYSPPSAQPWDDAVTLALTYAEIKYAIVWDEEVLAGALDDYDWLHCHHEDFTGQYGKFYAAFRNELWYQADVKTNEDMARRLGYMKVSDMKLEVAKAIYDYVRRGGFLFSMCSAPETIDIALAAEGVDISPSEFDGDPVDPNCQARLDYSKTFAFENFTVELNPLEYRHSDIDTYPDRQIRFLSPDEDYFFLFDFAAKLDPVPTMLVQDHTATVAGFMGQTTGFRKSLLKDFVTILGQPDNYDEVRYIHGNLGRGTFTFLSGHDPEDYRHMVHDPATDLALYKNSPGYRLILNNVLFPAAKRKERKT
- the mltG gene encoding endolytic transglycosylase MltG; this encodes MGRRIVTAAAVLLAAAIIGLAVGQHYRTVDLGDRVATVIIAPGDSFAQVAARLDAQGVVPSPRLLRLAARLTGVDRRLIPGRYDFTGKQSAAGVLDRLARGDLLRIRVTIPEGTTLWRTAGLLARSLELDSAAIVGLGSDSAFLAELGKPCLEGYLFPETYFFPWGIDEREAVRTAVAQFDRQTEGLWAGERTLGLSPHEIVILASIIESETPLAGERGLVASVYANRLRQKMRLDADPTVIYGLGGLDRPLSRRDLRKDTPYNTYLHAGLPPTPINSPGLASIKAALAPDTSDYLFFVADNAGGHFFSKTNAEHERARRRIRQERGR
- the lepA gene encoding translation elongation factor 4 — translated: MTTPLKNIRNFSIIAHIDHGKSTLADRLLQVTKTVSERQMREQVLDSMDLERERGITIKAHAIRLEYRAADGAVYQLNLIDTPGHVDFTYEVSRSLAACEGAVLVVDASQGIEAQTLSNLYLAMEHDLEILPVVNKIDLPNAETEKVVAELVDLLGVPREEVLRVSAKHGTGITEVLEAIVRRIPGPKGDPGAPLQAMVFDSIYDSYRGAMPLLRLFNGTLRTHDRIRAMATGKTYDVDEVGYLRLGTAPAEALVAGEVGYLFASIREVADTKIGDTLTTVENPAAAPLPGFVNIKPMVFSGLYPAVAEDFTRLREALEKLALNDSSLSYTPESSQALGFGFRVGFLGLLHMEIVTERLSREYGQLIINTVPNVEYHVYRTDGTMAAVDNPADMPPPQETDHVQEPYVDAQIIVPSEYVGAIMKLATERRGEYKNTEYLSAARANLSYAFPLSEIIFDFYDKLKSVSRGYASFDYGVPYYRRSDLVKLDILVNGEPVDALSVIIHRDRAYSWGKSLNEKLRELIPRQMYEVVIQAAIGSRIISRATVKPMRKNVTAKCYGGDITRKRKLLERQKEGKKRMKQFGRVEIPQEAFLAALQIER
- a CDS encoding 3-deoxy-manno-octulosonate cytidylyltransferase; amino-acid sequence: MAGVVAIIPARLGSTRFPRKVLHLYRGRPLLYYVWREVSRARRIDRVAVATDSREIVAAVREFGGEAVRTSARHRTGSDRAAEAAEKIGGRIIVNVQADNFGLTGAALDRVVARMEQDRTIEFATLAFPIGGAEDLADRNLVKVVASDREGRALWFSRWPIPLVRDAGARYRHLGHIGVYFFRRAALRRYAEWPRTAAERAESLEQLRILEHGGRMLVFETRARTVSVDAPPDVAKLDTLYR
- a CDS encoding sigma-54-dependent Fis family transcriptional regulator, translating into MITVRPAAARILVLDPGQTERRSLSLPLADNTLEITEVNTLDSALAVLATGQIHLVLVRHDAALPDPQELIRRVRRLDPAVEILLVLPAAPPGRIAAALEAGAFDCVAEPPSTEALLARARKAIEHRELKVRLAAVRQHVAMHYSFDNLVGVSRAAQQLREALARLAPTDIAVLITGPEGSGKELCASILHHHSGRRQRPYVVVDCTAPEPVLVPELFGSEGSDRPGLLVQADGGTVLLRRLDRMPAAVQERLAEVLKTGVLPGRPARLNVRWLSTSALSAGELAAAGVRRDLLAKLDTITVAVPPLRERIEDLEPLVAAMLRRIAAETGRTRLDISRAALDRLLHWPWPGNARELESCLRRAAALAGGETIDSDAVVFAEHRPGAAEERPPAPRTNSLRLADNQRDLIEKVLIDNNWNYTQTAQELGIGRTTLWRKVKKYNLKPGVAGEAVRDDG